The following proteins are encoded in a genomic region of Candidatus Eremiobacteraceae bacterium:
- a CDS encoding tetratricopeptide repeat protein, protein MADTGKQPTSPDPGNNAAASAAAFLDEARGKLKAGDTPGALICLKTVAGLAGCPPELQVEAAKMLAQAGDNDSAIAAYIEAGTTYLNVNKDYQKARQTFQAGHALDVHNLDVIYMLGQADVNDGRLQDGLAKFIDVLRKSNLKHVPALFAAGSIYQSNGQFDQAMLAFKKVLDRDKNHVQATVRIGQLYQSKELMTDAIGYYTQAAQLARECQHWSTARQIASMVLAIDPQNQKARILLDELEEQGHSDDVASADEPAIAPGSPTKPAAPIPAHRPVPTGPRPEIAKPAPPPQRPAAQTPAPKPQPVSAQPVPAQAALEASKPAPTPVVAQVAAKISPPRPEPATAAAPQAPAAATPATARPQAAAPEAPSKADVDRERQMLAAIEAQRQAAQQDLQLLLQTREELQKALSEQRAILEAATMRKNDLDSQLSAAQAVLEEAKNAGAAAQAQGGEGKQQLDALRAERTELETALASLRSEAETLTARKNADETSLRELSALRDQTATEVAALTAKMQDAKRLTDELEVIRATAGAADEQAAKAQTASAEIIALEARRSALQNDLSGAQAELAKLREDMAQTQAQADQAHAARDAAQAEAEALAARVAELSAGAKELEARPGAAASVPVPAVAVQANVGPQGAHARAAAHLAAGEFDRAIDAYKQALEANPQDAAAAYQAGSLLAEHGSDLEGAERLLTQAAELRPDHAATRYQLAIVKARQGKVVEGAELLSALARADANNGDFVDQFVERMEKDASSGDIGTKFRLGLAYRELGRIEEALVTLQAIQHEPGMVVPCLIAIGSCLRRQGLDGAAAKRFAKAIETPGYPENLYLEALYNLGDLYEAKGTQESLALALSSFEELYARDLTYRDIGERVRVVKANLSSAERQKVKRLPTRMADSQGNQ, encoded by the coding sequence GTGGCAGACACTGGCAAGCAGCCCACCTCTCCTGATCCCGGCAACAACGCCGCGGCCAGCGCCGCCGCTTTCTTGGACGAAGCACGCGGTAAGCTCAAGGCCGGCGACACGCCGGGTGCGCTCATCTGCCTCAAGACCGTCGCCGGACTGGCCGGCTGCCCGCCCGAGCTGCAGGTCGAGGCGGCGAAGATGCTCGCGCAAGCGGGCGACAACGATTCGGCGATCGCCGCGTATATCGAAGCCGGCACAACCTATCTGAACGTCAACAAAGATTACCAGAAGGCGCGCCAGACGTTCCAAGCCGGCCACGCGCTCGACGTCCACAATCTCGATGTCATCTACATGCTGGGCCAAGCCGACGTCAACGACGGGCGCTTGCAGGACGGGCTGGCGAAGTTCATCGACGTGCTGCGCAAGTCGAATCTCAAGCACGTGCCCGCCCTGTTCGCGGCGGGCTCCATCTACCAGTCCAACGGCCAGTTCGATCAAGCGATGCTGGCGTTCAAGAAGGTCTTGGACCGGGATAAGAACCACGTGCAGGCGACCGTGCGCATCGGACAGCTCTACCAGAGCAAAGAACTGATGACGGACGCGATCGGCTACTACACGCAAGCGGCCCAGCTGGCTCGCGAATGCCAGCATTGGAGCACGGCCCGGCAGATCGCGAGCATGGTGCTGGCGATCGACCCGCAGAATCAGAAGGCGCGCATCCTGCTCGACGAGCTCGAGGAACAAGGCCATAGCGACGACGTCGCATCCGCCGACGAGCCGGCGATCGCGCCCGGGTCGCCAACGAAGCCAGCCGCGCCGATTCCGGCGCACCGCCCTGTGCCGACTGGGCCGCGGCCTGAGATCGCCAAACCCGCACCGCCGCCCCAGCGCCCGGCAGCGCAGACTCCGGCGCCGAAGCCGCAGCCTGTTTCCGCGCAGCCAGTCCCGGCTCAGGCAGCGCTTGAGGCCTCCAAGCCGGCACCCACCCCGGTCGTCGCGCAAGTGGCTGCGAAGATCAGTCCGCCACGGCCTGAGCCCGCCACAGCCGCTGCACCTCAAGCACCCGCTGCTGCGACGCCGGCAACCGCTAGGCCTCAGGCGGCGGCGCCGGAAGCGCCGTCCAAAGCGGATGTCGATCGCGAGCGGCAGATGCTGGCCGCGATCGAAGCGCAGCGTCAGGCCGCTCAACAAGACCTCCAGCTGCTGCTGCAGACGCGCGAGGAGCTGCAAAAGGCGCTGAGCGAACAGCGCGCCATACTCGAAGCGGCGACGATGCGCAAGAACGACTTGGACTCGCAGCTGAGCGCCGCTCAAGCGGTCCTTGAGGAGGCCAAGAACGCCGGCGCCGCGGCGCAGGCGCAAGGCGGTGAGGGCAAACAGCAACTCGACGCGCTCAGAGCCGAGCGCACGGAACTCGAAACCGCGCTTGCTTCTCTGCGCTCGGAAGCCGAGACGCTGACGGCGCGCAAGAACGCCGACGAGACTTCACTGCGCGAGCTGAGCGCGCTGCGCGACCAGACCGCGACCGAGGTCGCGGCATTGACCGCCAAGATGCAAGACGCGAAGCGGCTGACCGACGAGCTCGAGGTGATCCGCGCGACGGCTGGCGCCGCCGACGAGCAGGCCGCCAAAGCGCAGACGGCAAGCGCCGAGATCATCGCGCTTGAAGCGCGCCGCAGCGCGCTCCAGAACGATCTGTCCGGTGCGCAGGCCGAGCTGGCCAAACTGCGCGAGGACATGGCGCAGACGCAGGCTCAAGCTGATCAAGCGCACGCGGCGCGCGATGCGGCGCAAGCCGAAGCCGAGGCGCTGGCGGCGCGCGTGGCAGAGCTGAGCGCAGGCGCGAAAGAACTCGAAGCGCGGCCCGGCGCGGCGGCCAGCGTGCCGGTTCCGGCGGTGGCCGTGCAGGCCAACGTCGGACCTCAAGGAGCGCACGCGCGCGCTGCTGCCCACCTGGCAGCCGGCGAATTCGACCGCGCCATCGACGCGTACAAGCAAGCGCTCGAGGCCAACCCGCAGGACGCTGCGGCCGCGTATCAGGCGGGCTCGCTGTTGGCGGAGCACGGCTCGGATCTCGAGGGCGCGGAGCGGCTGCTCACGCAGGCCGCGGAGCTTCGCCCGGATCACGCGGCCACCCGATATCAGCTGGCCATCGTCAAGGCGCGCCAAGGCAAGGTCGTCGAAGGCGCCGAGCTGCTCAGCGCCCTCGCGCGCGCCGACGCGAACAATGGCGACTTCGTCGACCAGTTCGTCGAGCGCATGGAAAAAGATGCGAGCTCCGGAGACATCGGCACGAAATTCCGTCTCGGCCTCGCGTATCGCGAACTCGGACGCATCGAGGAAGCACTGGTGACGCTGCAGGCGATCCAGCACGAGCCCGGCATGGTCGTGCCGTGCCTCATCGCGATCGGCTCCTGCCTGCGCCGCCAAGGGCTCGACGGCGCCGCCGCCAAGCGTTTCGCCAAAGCGATCGAGACGCCGGGATATCCCGAAAACCTCTACCTCGAAGCGCTGTACAACCTCGGCGACCTGTACGAAGCCAAGGGCACGCAAGAATCGCTGGCTCTGGCGCTGTCGTCGTTCGAAGAGCTGTACGCGCGCGACCTGACGTATCGGGATATCGGCGAGCGCGTGCGCGTCGTCAAAGCGAATCTCAGCTCTGCGGAACGGCAGAAGGTCAAACGGCTGCCTACCCGCATGGCCGACAGCCAGGGGAACCAATAG